The Desulfovibrio sp. ZJ209 nucleotide sequence GCGCAGGAGGCCGCGCGGTGAGGGTGCGCCCTGCCAGCCCCTCCCGGTGCCGACGCCCCTGTGCGCCGCTGTTGCCGCTGCTCCTGCTCGCTTTTTTTGCCGCAGGCAGCGCCCTTGCCGCCCCGTCCATCCCGGCCGGCTCCGCCCGGCTGACCCCGGTGGTGCGCGTGGTGCGGGCCGCGGCGCCGGCCGTGGTCAATATCACGAGCGCCCTGCCGGCCGAGCGGGGCGCCCTTTCGCCGCTGGAGCGCTTCTTCGGGCCGCTCCCCGACCGCCTGGGGAACCAGGGCCGCAAAAGGGCGAGCCTTGGCAGCGGCGTCATCGTGGATGGGGGGCGCGGCCTCGTGCTCACCAACGCCCATGTGGTCGCCGGCGGCGGCGAGATCATGGTGCATTTGCAGGACGGGCGCGACTTTCCCGCTCGCGTGCTTGGCGCCGAGCCAGACTTCGACCTCGCCGTGCTGGAAATCCGCGGCGCCCCGGGCCTGCCCTCGGCGCGCCTCGCGGACACGGGCGACCTCATGCCCGGCGAGACGGTCATCGCCATCGGCAACCCCTTCGGCTTCAACCATACGGTGACGACCGGCGTCATCTCGGCCCTCGGGCGCTCCATCCGCAACGAGGGCGGCATGCTCACCGACCTCATCCAGACCGACGCGGCCATCAACCCGGGCAACAGCGGCGGGCCTCTCCTCGACCTCGACGGGCGCATCATCGGCATCAACACCGTGGTGGACGCGCGCGGCGAGGGCATCGGCTTCGCCATCCCGGCGGGCAAGGCGCGCCGCGTGCTCGACGACATCATGGCCGGAAGCCACAGCGCGCCGCTCTGGCTCGGCGTGCTCGGGCAGGATGTGGACGGCCGCACGGCCGGGGCGCTGGGCATCGAGCCCGCGGGCGTGCTCGTGCGCGAGGCCGTGGCCGGCACGCCGGCGGCCAGGGCCGGCATCGCGGCGGGCGACATCCTCCTTTCCCTCAACGGCACGGGCTTACGCGACGGGCGCGACCTTGTGAACTCCCTGCGCAACCAGATGCCCGGCGAGAGCGTGCGCGTGGCCCTGCGCCGCAAGGACGGCACGCGCACCGTGACCCTCACGCCCGCGCCGCTGGATGACGCGGCGGCAGGGCGCCTCATGGAGCGCCGCTGGGGCTTTTCCGTAAAAGACGGCAAGGGCGCGCCCGCGGTGGCCTCCGTGCGGGAGGGCGGCCCGGCGGACTTTCTGCGCCCCGGCGACAACATCGCCGGCATCGACGGCCGGCGGGTGGGGAGCCGCAAGGAACTTGTGGACGTGTTCCGGCGCGAGCGGCTGGCGCCGGAGGTCATCCTCCAGGTCGTGAGGCAGGGGCGCCTCTACCAGGCGCGGCTTGTGCCCTGAAGCCTCCCCGCGCCGGGGAAAAAGCGGGGAGCTACTTGACAGGCTCCCCCCGTGACGCTATCCCTTACGCGAGCGGGCAGGGCCTGCCCGTAACTCAGCGGAACACCAAATTTCTGGAGGAAACAATGGGCTACAATGTGACCGTCGATACCGACAAGTGCGTGGGCTGTGGCGAGTGTGTGGACGTTTGCCCCGTGGAGGTCTACCAGATGAAGGACGGCAAGTCCGACCCCGTCAACGCCGACGAGTGCCTCGGCTGCGAATCCTGTGTCGAGGTCTGCGAGAGCAACGCCATCACCGTGGAAGAAATGTAAGCTGTCCCGCCGGGCGCCGCGTTTTCGCGCCGCGGGCGGAGGCCGTTCAGGAGTGCCGCCGGGTGCGTGCATGATGCGCATGCCCGGCGGCACTCCCCTATTCGGCGCCCGCAGCCGTGCCTGTGCCGCCGGCGCGGGGCGCCCCAGGAAACATCCATGATCCCTGACCTGAGCCCCATCTTTGCCAGCTACGCCACCCTGAGGGACGAGGCGGACGCCATCTTCGCCCATGTGACGGCCAAGTATCCCGAATGCGTCACCTGCCACGAGGGTTGCAGCGACTGCTGCCACGCGCTCTTCGATCTTTCCCTTGTGGAGGCCATGGCCGTCAACGCGGCCTTCAACGCGGCCTTCGGGCATGGCCGCGAGCGCTCGGACATCCTGACGCGCGCCTCGGAGATCGACCGCGCGCTCACGCGCCACAAGCGCGAGATGTTCCGCGCCGAAAAGGACGGCGAAAGCCCCAAGGCCATCATGGCCCGCGCGGCCAGCCTGCGCGTGCGCTGCCCGCTGCTCGGGGCCGACGACCGCTGCCTGCTCTATGACGGGCGCCCCATCACCTGCCGCCTCTACGGCATCCCCACGGAGATCGGCGGCGAGGCCCATGTGTGCGGCCTCTCGCGCTTCGACAAGGGCCAGTCCTACCCCACGGTGCGGCTGGAGCGCTTCCAGGGCCGGCTCGACACCCTGAGCCGCGAGATCGCCGAGACCGTCGAGTCGCGCTTCGAGCTCGGCGAGGTCTATGTGCCGCTCTCCATGGCGCTCCTGACGCGCTATGACGAAAACTATCTCGGCATCGGCCCGGCCAGGGCGGAAGACTGACATGGGCGACGCTTCCCGCCAGCCGCCAGCAACCGGGGCCGGCCAGCCAGAAACCCCGCAGCCCGGCGCCGCGGCCGCGCGCCTCTTCGCCGAGGAGGTCCCGCGCGACCTCACGGCCGAGCAGGCGCGCCTCAAGCGCGAGATCTATGAAAAGATGAACCCGCGCCGGCGCAAGTTCGTGGACCGCCTGGGCTATGACCTCTGGGATCCCTTCCAGGCGCCCAAGGACCCGCTCGACATCCGTACCGAGCGCAGCCAGCGCACGGCCCAGGACCTGCTCGACGAATTTTCGCGCGCGCACGGCGTGGCCTCGCGCGACCGGGCCTACCGCGCGGGCGCCGTGGAATGCGCCATCGGCGTCATCAACAAGGACGAGAAGTTCCAGGGCATCTTCGATTTCTGCCTCTGGTACCATGATTTGCTGAAAAAGGAAGGACATTTGCCATGAAAGCCCATTACGACGACATCGACGAATATATCGCTGACCTGAAGGACGAGATCAAGGCCAACGAAAAGTGCGCCAACCATTATTACAACCTCGGCCTGGCCTTTTTGAGCAAGCGCGACTTCGTGGCCGCCGAGGAGGCCTTCCTTTCGGCGCTGCGCAATTCGCCGCACCTCGCCGAGGCCTATGTGCAGCTCGGCGGCATCTGCCTCGAGCGCGGCGACCTCGAGGGCTGCCTGCGCTACAACGAGGAGGCCGCGGGCTCGCGGGCCAAGTTCGCCATCCCGCAGAGCAATATCGCCTTTGTGCACCTCCAGCGGGGCGAGCCGGACAAGGCCATCCAGGCGCTCAACAAGGCCCTGAAATGGGCCCCGGACTTCATCCAGGCCAAGAACGCCCTCATCACGGCCTATTTCATGAAGCGCGAGCTGGACACGGCCGAGCGCCTCTGCCGCGAGCTCATTGCGCAGGAGCCGGCCTTCGCCCCGGCGTGGAACAACCTCGCCCTCGTGCTCTTTGAGGAAGGCCGCCTCGACGAGGCGCAGGAAGCCGTGGAAAAGGCGCAGCAACTGGGCTTCGAGGTGCCGGCGGGCTTTCTGGAGGAGCTGGCGGCCGCGCGCGGCTGAACGGTTTTGCACCGAAGCACGAGGCCGGGCGGGCGCAGTGGCGTCGTGCCCGGCTTTTTGTGTCGTGCGGAGGGGCCGGCTGGCGCACGGCCGTCAGGCATGCTTCTTGCTTCCCTGTCAGCGGACAGCTACCGGGCGGACAATCCTGCCGCCTGTGTTTTTCGATGCAAGGAGCACGACCATGGAATTGCAGTTCCGCAGCCGTAACCACGATCTCGGCACCTTTTTTCCCACCTTCCAGGAGCGCGTGAACACCATGCTCCCGGCCGAGAACCGCGCCGCGGCTGCCGCCAGCTCCGCCGCGCCGGCCCTCGACACCGTGGAGAAAATGGCCGTCACGCCGCACTATCCCAACACCGAGGAAGTGCAGATGACCCTCGCCCGCGTGGAAGAGGAAGCCGCCCTCCAGAGCCAGGAGCTCGTGGAGGCCCACTCCGGCCTCAACGAGCAGCGCGTCGCCCGCCTGCTCGGCCTGCTGGACGACTAGCCAAGACGGGCTTTTGACGCTTTTCCGGGGG carries:
- a CDS encoding trypsin-like peptidase domain-containing protein, with the protein product MPLLLLAFFAAGSALAAPSIPAGSARLTPVVRVVRAAAPAVVNITSALPAERGALSPLERFFGPLPDRLGNQGRKRASLGSGVIVDGGRGLVLTNAHVVAGGGEIMVHLQDGRDFPARVLGAEPDFDLAVLEIRGAPGLPSARLADTGDLMPGETVIAIGNPFGFNHTVTTGVISALGRSIRNEGGMLTDLIQTDAAINPGNSGGPLLDLDGRIIGINTVVDARGEGIGFAIPAGKARRVLDDIMAGSHSAPLWLGVLGQDVDGRTAGALGIEPAGVLVREAVAGTPAARAGIAAGDILLSLNGTGLRDGRDLVNSLRNQMPGESVRVALRRKDGTRTVTLTPAPLDDAAAGRLMERRWGFSVKDGKGAPAVASVREGGPADFLRPGDNIAGIDGRRVGSRKELVDVFRRERLAPEVILQVVRQGRLYQARLVP
- a CDS encoding ferredoxin — encoded protein: MGYNVTVDTDKCVGCGECVDVCPVEVYQMKDGKSDPVNADECLGCESCVEVCESNAITVEEM
- a CDS encoding YkgJ family cysteine cluster protein, whose product is MIPDLSPIFASYATLRDEADAIFAHVTAKYPECVTCHEGCSDCCHALFDLSLVEAMAVNAAFNAAFGHGRERSDILTRASEIDRALTRHKREMFRAEKDGESPKAIMARAASLRVRCPLLGADDRCLLYDGRPITCRLYGIPTEIGGEAHVCGLSRFDKGQSYPTVRLERFQGRLDTLSREIAETVESRFELGEVYVPLSMALLTRYDENYLGIGPARAED
- a CDS encoding tetratricopeptide repeat protein — encoded protein: MKAHYDDIDEYIADLKDEIKANEKCANHYYNLGLAFLSKRDFVAAEEAFLSALRNSPHLAEAYVQLGGICLERGDLEGCLRYNEEAAGSRAKFAIPQSNIAFVHLQRGEPDKAIQALNKALKWAPDFIQAKNALITAYFMKRELDTAERLCRELIAQEPAFAPAWNNLALVLFEEGRLDEAQEAVEKAQQLGFEVPAGFLEELAAARG
- a CDS encoding pseudouridine synthase; translation: MELQFRSRNHDLGTFFPTFQERVNTMLPAENRAAAAASSAAPALDTVEKMAVTPHYPNTEEVQMTLARVEEEAALQSQELVEAHSGLNEQRVARLLGLLDD